A single Syngnathus acus chromosome 8, fSynAcu1.2, whole genome shotgun sequence DNA region contains:
- the hook2 gene encoding protein Hook homolog 2 isoform X1 — translation MSLDKAELCDSLLTWLQTFQVPSCNSKQDLTSGVAIAHVLNIIDPAWFNETWLGRIKEESEDNWRLKVSNLKKILKSMLEYYHDILGHQVLEEHLPDVNLIGEMGDITELGKLVQLVLGCAVSCEKKQEQIQQIMTLEESVQHVVMTAIQELLSREPSSEPGSPETYGDFNYQSRKYYFLSEEAGEKEDLRQRCQDLEHQLSVAQEEKLSLQTETRSLKEKLNRCDSLDVSGTAITGKKLLLLQSQMEQLQDENYRLENSRDDLRLHADMLERQLADVQQRNEDLTSLAQEAQGLKDEMDILRHSSDRVNQLETLVETYKRKLEDLGDLRRQVRLLEERNTVYMQRTCELEEELRRANVFRAQMDTYKKQAHEFLTKHQAEAMEAEKWQFEYKNLYDKYEALQKEKGRLMTERDTLRETNDELRCAQVQQKCLSDAGGLCDNEATVGNLAAEIMPTELAETMVRLQSENKMLCVQEETYRQKLVEVQTDLEEAQRSKNALETQNRLQQQQISELRSQVEELQKALQAQDSKTEDAISSLLKKKLEEHLEKLHEAHTDLQKKREDLDDLEPKVDSNMAKKIDELQEILRKKDEDMKQMEERYKRYVDKARTVVKTLDPKQQPATVTPDIKALKNQLTEKDRKIHHLERDYEKSRSRHDQEEKLIISAWYNMGMALHHRMAGERLSSSGQAMSFLAQQRMATNARRGFTRPQPR, via the exons atgAGCCTGGACAAAGCCGAGCTGTGTGATTCACTTCTAACATGG TTGCAGACATTTCAGGTGCCATCATGCAACAGCAAGCAAGATCTAACAAGTGGAGTGGCCATCGCACATGTCCTAAATATAAT AGACCCTGCTTGGTTTAATGAAACCTGGCTGGGTAGGATCAAAGAGGAGAGCGAAGACAACTGGCGCCTCAAG GTCAGCAATTTGAAAAAGATTCTCAAGAGCATGCTGGAATATTACCATGAT ATACTGGGCCACCAAGTGTTGGAAGAGCATTTGCCTGATGTGAATCTCATTGGTGAGATGGGTGACATCACTGAGCTGGGCAAGCTAGTGCAACTCGTCTTGGGTTGTGCTGTCAGCTGTGAAAAGAAACAAG AGCAAATCCAGCAGATCATGACACTTGAGGAATCTGTCCAGCACGTCGTCATGACAGCCATTCAGGAG CTTTTATCAAGGGAGCCCTCATCTGAACCAGGAAGCCCAGAGACCTATGGAGACTTTAACTACCAG TCCAGGAAGTATTATTTTCTAAGTGAGGAGGCGGGTGAAAAAGAGGACCTTCGTCAGCGTTGTCAAGACCTGGAACATCAG CTGTCGGTGGCTCAGGAGGAGAAGCTATCACTCCAAACGGAGACTCGTTCCTTGAAGGAGAAGCTGAACCGCTGCGACTCGCTGGATGTCTCCGGCACTGCCATCACCGGCAAgaaactgctgctgctgcagagtCAAATGGAGCAGCTCCAAGATGAGAACTACAG ACTGGAGAACAGTCGAGATGACCTGCGTCTGCATGCGGACATGCTGGAGCGCCAATTGGCCGACGTGCAGCAAAGGAACGAAGATTTGACCAGTCTTGCGCAAGAAGCACAAGGCCTCAAAGATGAGATGGATATTCTCAG GCACTCCTCCGACCGGGTGAACCAGCTGGAAACTTTGGTGGAGACTTACAAGAGAAAGCTGGAAGATCTGGGTGACCTCCGCAGACAGGTGCGCCTCCTGGAGGAGCGAAACACCGTGTACATGCAGCGCACCTgcgagctggaggaggagctcCGCAGGGCTAACGTCTTCCGTGCTCAGATGGACACGTACAAGAAACAG GCTCACGAGTTTCTCACCAAGCACCAGGCCGAGGCCATGGAAGCTGAGAAGTGGCAATTTGAGTACAAGAACCTTTATGATAAATATGAGGCACTCCAGAAAGAGAAAGGA CGTCTGATGACGGAGAGAGACACTCTTCGGGAGACAAATGACGAGCTGAGGTGTGCGCAAGTGCAACAGAAGTGTCTCAGTGATGCAG GAGGCTTGTGCGACAACGAGGCCACAGTTGGAAACCTTGCTGCCGAGATCATGCCCACTGAACTCgc GGAGACCATGGTGCGCTTACAGAGTGAAAACAAGATGCTATGTGTCCAAGAGGAAACCTACAGACAGAAATTAGTGGAGGTACAGACTGATCTTGAGGAGGCGCAGCGCAGCAAGAACGCTCTCGAAACCCAAAACCG gctgcaacagcagcagatCTCCGAGCTGCGTTCTCAGGTTGAGGAGCTCCAGAAAGCACTTCAAGCGCAGGATAGCAAGACGGAGGAT GCTATC TCCTCCTtgttgaagaagaagctggagGAACATTT AGAGAAGCTCCATGAAGCTCACACTGATCtccaaaagaaaagagaagaccTGGATGACCTGGAGCCCAAAGTGGACAGCAACA TGGCAAAGAAGATAGATGAACTCCAGGAGATCCTGCGGAAGAAGGATGAGGACATGAAACAGATGGAGGAGCGATACAAGCGCTACGTGGACAAGGCGAGAACG GTGGTGAAGACCTTGGATCCAAAGCAACAGCCAGCGACTGTGACTCCTGACATTAAGGCCTTGAAGAACCAGCTGACAGAGAAAGATAGAAAAATCCATCACCTGGAG cgtgattaTGAGAAAAGCCGATCCAGACATGACCAGGAGGAGAAACTCATAATTAGCGCTTGGTACAACATG GGAATGGCCTTGCATCATAGAATGGCGGGCGAGAGGCTGAGCTCATCCGGCCAGGCTATGTCCTTCCTGGCCCAGCAGAGGATGGCCACCAACGCAAGGAGAGGCTTCACACGGCCACAGCCAAGATAA
- the hook2 gene encoding protein Hook homolog 2 isoform X2: MSLDKAELCDSLLTWLQTFQVPSCNSKQDLTSGVAIAHVLNIIDPAWFNETWLGRIKEESEDNWRLKVSNLKKILKSMLEYYHDILGHQVLEEHLPDVNLIGEMGDITELGKLVQLVLGCAVSCEKKQEQIQQIMTLEESVQHVVMTAIQELLSREPSSEPGSPETYGDFNYQSRKYYFLSEEAGEKEDLRQRCQDLEHQLSVAQEEKLSLQTETRSLKEKLNRCDSLDVSGTAITGKKLLLLQSQMEQLQDENYRLENSRDDLRLHADMLERQLADVQQRNEDLTSLAQEAQGLKDEMDILRHSSDRVNQLETLVETYKRKLEDLGDLRRQVRLLEERNTVYMQRTCELEEELRRANVFRAQMDTYKKQAHEFLTKHQAEAMEAEKWQFEYKNLYDKYEALQKEKGRLMTERDTLRETNDELRCAQVQQKCLSDAGGLCDNEATVGNLAAEIMPTELAETMVRLQSENKMLCVQEETYRQKLVEVQTDLEEAQRSKNALETQNRLQQQQISELRSQVEELQKALQAQDSKTEDSSLLKKKLEEHLEKLHEAHTDLQKKREDLDDLEPKVDSNMAKKIDELQEILRKKDEDMKQMEERYKRYVDKARTVVKTLDPKQQPATVTPDIKALKNQLTEKDRKIHHLERDYEKSRSRHDQEEKLIISAWYNMGMALHHRMAGERLSSSGQAMSFLAQQRMATNARRGFTRPQPR, encoded by the exons atgAGCCTGGACAAAGCCGAGCTGTGTGATTCACTTCTAACATGG TTGCAGACATTTCAGGTGCCATCATGCAACAGCAAGCAAGATCTAACAAGTGGAGTGGCCATCGCACATGTCCTAAATATAAT AGACCCTGCTTGGTTTAATGAAACCTGGCTGGGTAGGATCAAAGAGGAGAGCGAAGACAACTGGCGCCTCAAG GTCAGCAATTTGAAAAAGATTCTCAAGAGCATGCTGGAATATTACCATGAT ATACTGGGCCACCAAGTGTTGGAAGAGCATTTGCCTGATGTGAATCTCATTGGTGAGATGGGTGACATCACTGAGCTGGGCAAGCTAGTGCAACTCGTCTTGGGTTGTGCTGTCAGCTGTGAAAAGAAACAAG AGCAAATCCAGCAGATCATGACACTTGAGGAATCTGTCCAGCACGTCGTCATGACAGCCATTCAGGAG CTTTTATCAAGGGAGCCCTCATCTGAACCAGGAAGCCCAGAGACCTATGGAGACTTTAACTACCAG TCCAGGAAGTATTATTTTCTAAGTGAGGAGGCGGGTGAAAAAGAGGACCTTCGTCAGCGTTGTCAAGACCTGGAACATCAG CTGTCGGTGGCTCAGGAGGAGAAGCTATCACTCCAAACGGAGACTCGTTCCTTGAAGGAGAAGCTGAACCGCTGCGACTCGCTGGATGTCTCCGGCACTGCCATCACCGGCAAgaaactgctgctgctgcagagtCAAATGGAGCAGCTCCAAGATGAGAACTACAG ACTGGAGAACAGTCGAGATGACCTGCGTCTGCATGCGGACATGCTGGAGCGCCAATTGGCCGACGTGCAGCAAAGGAACGAAGATTTGACCAGTCTTGCGCAAGAAGCACAAGGCCTCAAAGATGAGATGGATATTCTCAG GCACTCCTCCGACCGGGTGAACCAGCTGGAAACTTTGGTGGAGACTTACAAGAGAAAGCTGGAAGATCTGGGTGACCTCCGCAGACAGGTGCGCCTCCTGGAGGAGCGAAACACCGTGTACATGCAGCGCACCTgcgagctggaggaggagctcCGCAGGGCTAACGTCTTCCGTGCTCAGATGGACACGTACAAGAAACAG GCTCACGAGTTTCTCACCAAGCACCAGGCCGAGGCCATGGAAGCTGAGAAGTGGCAATTTGAGTACAAGAACCTTTATGATAAATATGAGGCACTCCAGAAAGAGAAAGGA CGTCTGATGACGGAGAGAGACACTCTTCGGGAGACAAATGACGAGCTGAGGTGTGCGCAAGTGCAACAGAAGTGTCTCAGTGATGCAG GAGGCTTGTGCGACAACGAGGCCACAGTTGGAAACCTTGCTGCCGAGATCATGCCCACTGAACTCgc GGAGACCATGGTGCGCTTACAGAGTGAAAACAAGATGCTATGTGTCCAAGAGGAAACCTACAGACAGAAATTAGTGGAGGTACAGACTGATCTTGAGGAGGCGCAGCGCAGCAAGAACGCTCTCGAAACCCAAAACCG gctgcaacagcagcagatCTCCGAGCTGCGTTCTCAGGTTGAGGAGCTCCAGAAAGCACTTCAAGCGCAGGATAGCAAGACGGAGGAT TCCTCCTtgttgaagaagaagctggagGAACATTT AGAGAAGCTCCATGAAGCTCACACTGATCtccaaaagaaaagagaagaccTGGATGACCTGGAGCCCAAAGTGGACAGCAACA TGGCAAAGAAGATAGATGAACTCCAGGAGATCCTGCGGAAGAAGGATGAGGACATGAAACAGATGGAGGAGCGATACAAGCGCTACGTGGACAAGGCGAGAACG GTGGTGAAGACCTTGGATCCAAAGCAACAGCCAGCGACTGTGACTCCTGACATTAAGGCCTTGAAGAACCAGCTGACAGAGAAAGATAGAAAAATCCATCACCTGGAG cgtgattaTGAGAAAAGCCGATCCAGACATGACCAGGAGGAGAAACTCATAATTAGCGCTTGGTACAACATG GGAATGGCCTTGCATCATAGAATGGCGGGCGAGAGGCTGAGCTCATCCGGCCAGGCTATGTCCTTCCTGGCCCAGCAGAGGATGGCCACCAACGCAAGGAGAGGCTTCACACGGCCACAGCCAAGATAA